Proteins co-encoded in one Bemisia tabaci chromosome 9, PGI_BMITA_v3 genomic window:
- the St2 gene encoding luciferin sulfotransferase yields MDISYKNLEGPVAKKLDTMFGVENCLIEVYPGKVLVPPKYKDLGERIRKMTVRPDDTFLVSLPRTGSTWAQEMVWCVGNDLDFKKATEVLSSVRTPLLELTALVGNDKRPWTGMFGNSVETVENLASPRYIKTHLSLDLLPAQIETVKPKVVYVTRNPKDVCVSYFHYCRLVHELVGGTFEDFCELFLQDRVPMSPFWPHVLSFWNRRHEPNVLFLKYEDMKRDGRKAIRQVAEFLDKKLSDEEITALEDYLSFDKMKENPSVNLEPIVNLMGNVNTQEKFIRKGVVGDYKAHMNEEMIARFDKWIQENTKGTGLTFE; encoded by the exons ATGGATATCAGCTATAAGAATCTCGAGGGCCCAGTCGCCAAGAAACTCGACACCATGTTTGGCGTGGAGAATTGTTTAATAGAAGTCTACCCTGGGAAAGTATTGGTGCCCCCAAAATACAAGGACTTGGGCGAGCGGATAAGAAAAATGACCGTTCGTCCTGATGACACTTTCCTCGTGTCTCTTCCCAGGACAG ggaGTACATGGGCTCAAGAAATGGTCTGGTGTGTAGGAAACGATCTGGATTTTAAAAAAGCAACAGAAGTATTGAGCTCAGTCCGAACTCCTCTTCTAGA attAACAGCTTTAGTTGGAAACGATAAAAGGCCATGGACAGGAATGTTTGGAAATTCCGTTGAAACCGTAGAAAACCTTGCATCTCCCAGATACATCAAAACACATTTGTCCCTGGACTTGCTGCCGGCACAGATAGAAACAGTCAAACCAAAG GTTGTCTACGTGACGAGGAATCCGAAAGATGTGTGCGTATCTTACTTCCACTACTGTCGGCTGGTCCACGAGCTGGTCGGCGGGACGTTCGAGGACTTCTGCGAACTCTTCCTCCAGGATCGCGTCCCAATGAGTCCCTTCTGGCCGCACGTTCTCTCCTTCTGGAACCGGAGACACGAACCCAACGTCCTCTTCTTGAAGTACGAGGACATGAAAAGA GACGGGCGGAAGGCGATCCGGCAAGTGGCCGAGTTCCTGGACAAGAAGCTCTCGGACGAGGAGATTACGGCTCTGGAGGACTACCTGAGCTTCGACAAGATGAAGGAGAACCCCTCGGTGAACCTGGAGCCGATCGTCAACCTCATGGGCAACGTCAACACCCAAGAGAAGTTCATCCGGAAGGGAGTCGTCGGCGACTACAAGGCCCACATGAACGAGGAGATGATCGCCAGGTTCGACAAGTGGATCCAG